In uncultured Ilyobacter sp., a genomic segment contains:
- a CDS encoding U32 family peptidase: protein MKRAELLAPAGNMEKLKMAFHYGADAVFLGGKIFNLRAGSHNFSDKELEEAVDYAHGMGKKIYVTLNIIPHNEELEILPGYVKFLEKIKVDGVIVADLGVFQVVRENSEIPISISTQASNTNWRSVKMWKSMGAKRVVLAREISIENIAEIRAKVPDIEIEVFVHGAMCMSISGRCLLSNYMTGRDANRGDCAQSCRWKYSIVEETRPGEYMPVYEDEGGTHIFNSKDLCTIEFIDKILDLGVDSLKIEGRMKGIYYVSNVVKIYSEAVDSYYKGNYKFKEEWLKELETVSHRLYTPGFYFGRPDDKAQNYNNRNSYSQSHQLVAKVEEKIAENEYLLAVRNRIESGQELEVVSPKGEAKKIILPKMILVKNRHEEEVEAANPNSFVKINIDYSMEEMDMIRRVLPEKK, encoded by the coding sequence ATGAAAAGAGCAGAGTTATTGGCTCCTGCAGGTAACATGGAAAAATTGAAAATGGCCTTTCATTATGGGGCAGATGCAGTTTTTCTAGGTGGGAAAATATTTAATCTTAGAGCAGGAAGTCATAATTTTTCTGATAAAGAGTTGGAAGAAGCAGTTGATTATGCACACGGCATGGGAAAAAAGATCTATGTCACTTTAAATATAATACCTCATAATGAAGAGTTAGAAATCCTGCCTGGATATGTAAAATTCTTGGAAAAAATCAAGGTAGATGGTGTCATTGTTGCAGACCTAGGTGTTTTTCAGGTAGTCAGGGAAAACAGTGAGATTCCAATAAGTATAAGTACCCAGGCTAGCAATACAAACTGGAGATCTGTAAAAATGTGGAAAAGTATGGGAGCCAAAAGAGTGGTTCTGGCAAGAGAGATATCCATTGAAAATATAGCTGAAATAAGAGCGAAAGTTCCAGATATTGAGATCGAGGTATTTGTACACGGAGCCATGTGTATGTCCATATCAGGTAGATGTCTCCTGAGCAACTATATGACAGGAAGAGACGCCAACAGAGGCGACTGTGCCCAATCCTGCAGGTGGAAATACTCTATAGTAGAAGAGACCCGTCCAGGGGAGTATATGCCTGTATATGAAGATGAAGGGGGAACCCATATCTTTAATTCAAAAGACCTTTGTACCATAGAGTTCATAGATAAAATTCTAGACCTAGGTGTGGATTCTCTCAAGATAGAGGGAAGAATGAAGGGGATATACTATGTTTCTAACGTGGTGAAGATATACAGTGAGGCAGTAGACAGTTATTATAAGGGGAATTATAAGTTTAAGGAAGAATGGTTGAAGGAACTAGAGACAGTTTCTCACAGGCTCTATACACCAGGTTTTTATTTTGGAAGACCTGATGACAAGGCACAAAATTATAACAACAGGAATTCCTATAGTCAGAGTCACCAGCTTGTAGCCAAGGTAGAGGAAAAGATAGCTGAAAATGAGTATCTTCTGGCTGTGAGAAACCGGATAGAAAGCGGACAGGAGCTAGAGGTGGTCTCACCAAAGGGAGAAGCGAAAAAAATAATTCTTCCTAAAATGATCCTAGTAAAAAACAGACATGAAGAAGAGGTTGAAGCTGCAAATCCAAACTCCTTTGTAAAAATAAATATAGACTATTCTATGGAAGAGATGGATATGATAAGAAGAGTTTTACCTGAAAAAAAATAA
- a CDS encoding patatin-like phospholipase family protein produces the protein MFKKIILLVFFIFSIAVQADEKTYYEDIKIKELEEEIDNIQSKINRLKRSKELRIAKDSEDTGPKIGLVLSGGGAKGFAHIGVLKVLEENNIKVDYITGTSMGAVIGALYSVGYSPEEIEDVMIKINWSEILKDAPDRSDVPLEDKIGKKKYPASIAFDKELNIYFPRGLKQGQKIYLKLKELFWDVGDIEDFDDFDDLPIPMRIIATDLDSGKVKSFSRGELSKVISASIAIPTLFGPVEIDGRNYVDGLVTRNFPVEDVIEMGADIIIGVDVGARIKEKDDYNILTVLDQVLAIQSSGSTPAQKSMVNYIIEPDISKFKSTDFEKVEEIIKVGEKEARAKIKSMESIDRTEKISEKRVVLKSKDSDSLYLENIYLVGNVNVNQEIIEGNLGKKIPGKVTESDLENMILNLYALPYIEKAYYEIKGKDLYVETVEKPTNYLKLGMNYNSEYGTTIALETDTLSTGKTGRKTLFDFKFGDYFGASAKNYTYYGIEDKIGFIFELGYYEKPFFFYEGDEKRSEFINKTFEFTGALATQFENQFLISYGFSQRFSELEQDIGLSSDETLEYSEGYGNIFFQIVLDNLDNKMYPSRGIKSDFQYTWGGDFGTESVDFYGPAYLLEGYFPVTKRLSFLSAVAGGSIKGEGILPDEYFKLGGVRSDISNKEFAFYGYNSQRKLVEEFAMAQLGLQYRFYSNIYLSGKWNIATYTGSPIQGENDKKIWDNKVRGYGLTLGVDSPFGPLELTLMEDSDTQDILTQFNIGYIF, from the coding sequence ATGTTTAAAAAAATTATCTTACTGGTATTTTTTATTTTTTCAATAGCTGTACAAGCAGATGAAAAAACTTATTATGAGGATATAAAAATAAAAGAGTTAGAGGAAGAGATCGATAATATCCAAAGTAAAATCAATAGGCTGAAGAGGTCTAAGGAACTTCGAATAGCCAAAGACAGTGAGGACACAGGACCTAAAATAGGTCTTGTGTTAAGTGGAGGGGGAGCCAAAGGATTTGCTCATATAGGGGTTCTCAAAGTTTTAGAAGAAAATAATATAAAAGTTGATTACATCACAGGGACTAGCATGGGGGCAGTTATAGGGGCACTTTATTCTGTAGGCTACTCTCCTGAAGAGATAGAAGATGTCATGATAAAAATTAACTGGAGCGAGATATTAAAGGATGCCCCAGACAGGTCAGATGTTCCCCTCGAAGATAAAATAGGAAAGAAAAAATATCCTGCTTCTATAGCCTTTGACAAAGAGCTAAATATTTATTTCCCAAGAGGACTGAAACAGGGACAGAAGATATACTTAAAACTAAAAGAATTATTTTGGGATGTGGGGGATATAGAGGATTTTGACGATTTTGACGATCTTCCTATCCCTATGAGAATAATAGCCACTGATCTAGACAGCGGAAAGGTAAAATCTTTTTCAAGGGGTGAGCTTTCTAAGGTGATAAGTGCAAGCATAGCTATTCCGACACTTTTTGGACCTGTAGAGATAGATGGCAGAAATTATGTGGATGGTCTTGTGACAAGAAACTTTCCGGTAGAGGATGTAATTGAGATGGGAGCCGACATTATAATAGGAGTGGATGTAGGAGCCCGTATAAAAGAAAAAGATGATTATAATATACTGACAGTTTTAGATCAGGTTCTTGCCATACAGAGTTCAGGATCTACTCCGGCTCAAAAGTCAATGGTAAATTACATAATTGAGCCTGATATTTCAAAGTTTAAGAGTACAGATTTTGAAAAAGTAGAAGAGATAATAAAAGTCGGTGAAAAAGAAGCAAGAGCTAAAATAAAATCTATGGAAAGTATTGATAGGACGGAGAAAATATCAGAAAAAAGAGTGGTTTTAAAATCTAAAGATTCAGACTCTTTGTACCTGGAAAATATATATTTGGTTGGAAACGTAAATGTAAACCAGGAAATTATAGAGGGGAATTTGGGGAAAAAAATTCCAGGTAAAGTTACAGAGTCAGACTTGGAAAATATGATACTGAATCTTTACGCACTGCCATATATAGAAAAAGCTTATTATGAAATAAAAGGAAAAGATCTCTATGTTGAAACTGTTGAAAAACCCACGAACTATCTAAAACTTGGGATGAATTATAACAGTGAATATGGTACAACAATAGCTTTAGAGACAGACACCCTGTCTACAGGTAAAACCGGCCGTAAAACTCTTTTTGATTTCAAATTCGGAGATTATTTTGGAGCAAGTGCAAAAAATTACACATACTATGGAATTGAAGATAAAATAGGATTTATATTTGAGCTTGGTTATTATGAAAAACCATTTTTCTTTTATGAAGGTGACGAAAAAAGAAGTGAATTCATAAATAAAACATTTGAATTCACAGGTGCTTTGGCCACTCAGTTTGAAAACCAGTTTCTTATATCCTATGGATTTTCCCAGAGATTTAGTGAACTTGAGCAAGATATTGGTCTGAGTTCCGACGAAACTCTTGAGTATAGTGAAGGTTACGGGAATATTTTTTTCCAGATTGTTTTGGATAATTTGGATAATAAAATGTATCCCAGCCGTGGGATAAAAAGTGATTTTCAGTATACATGGGGTGGTGATTTTGGTACTGAAAGTGTAGATTTTTATGGACCAGCTTATCTCCTAGAAGGTTATTTCCCAGTTACAAAAAGATTGTCTTTCCTATCAGCTGTGGCTGGGGGTAGTATAAAGGGCGAGGGTATACTCCCAGACGAATACTTCAAACTGGGAGGGGTGAGAAGTGACATATCCAATAAAGAGTTTGCCTTTTATGGTTATAATTCCCAGAGAAAACTTGTTGAGGAATTTGCAATGGCTCAGCTTGGTCTGCAGTATAGATTTTATTCAAATATATACTTATCTGGGAAATGGAATATAGCAACATACACAGGATCCCCTATACAGGGAGAAAATGACAAAAAAATATGGGATAATAAAGTCCGAGGCTATGGTCTCACTCTTGGAGTGGATAGTCCTTTCGGGCCTCTTGAACTTACTTTAATGGAAGACAGCGATACACAAGATATATTGACACAGTTTAATATAGGGTACATTTTTTAA
- the rplI gene encoding 50S ribosomal protein L9 — MSKIKVILTQDVAGQGRKGEIINVSEGYAKNFLLKNNKGIIATDEELKKLENKRLKAEKKLAEEKAKAQELKKFIEEKVLVMEVKAGESGKIFGSVTTKEISAAIEKDFGLNIDKKKIDANIKTTGEHIVTLKLHSDVKAELKLVAKG, encoded by the coding sequence ATGTCAAAAATCAAAGTTATTCTTACACAAGACGTAGCAGGACAAGGTAGAAAAGGTGAAATTATAAATGTATCTGAAGGATACGCAAAAAACTTCCTTTTAAAAAATAATAAAGGGATAATCGCAACAGATGAGGAGCTTAAAAAACTTGAAAATAAAAGGCTAAAAGCAGAAAAAAAATTGGCCGAGGAAAAGGCAAAGGCTCAAGAGCTTAAAAAGTTTATAGAGGAAAAGGTACTTGTAATGGAAGTTAAGGCCGGTGAAAGTGGAAAGATATTCGGTTCGGTAACTACTAAGGAAATTTCTGCAGCAATAGAAAAGGATTTTGGCCTGAATATAGACAAGAAAAAGATAGATGCAAATATAAAAACCACAGGTGAGCATATAGTTACTCTTAAACTGCATAGTGATGTAAAAGCGGAACTAAAATTGGTTGCTAAAGGATAA
- a CDS encoding BglG family transcription antiterminator → MLNKRCLDIIKYLIDHEKQISIRELADVYEISERSIRYDIDNINYFLKKNGFRQLNKMSKGIYEIDETKENLTKVIELLNASFYSFSKHERKEYIKAICLFSEDIIKLHEISETLSVSLSTIKLDLKEIKAFLSEKKLNLKFFSKMGLVLEGEEEKLRKAQLKFLLDYLEFSKDELTPKSNIEETLGYKMISEELFSYFEEFPIRDIRIFIKRVEKHLETVISDEAYKVLEFYLMITLKRLEKKFTINQREENENFLKKTKEYNILLKELRHFEENFSVEFNDSEILLLTELFLGSHSYNFKSSFYEKWIEIEISVNEIIKEVSHNIGIDLSNDKILLDGLLNHIKPAIYRIKNDIVLENEISNEAKFLYEELFENVRVVCNKHLRPYMNKSVPEEEVAFLTIHFKIAIDRKANISKETKNVLLVCGFGYGSSKLLSQKLLERYDVNILDILPYHKFLEIENYDDIDLIISTLDVDEHIKYPFPIIKVHPIFSKNDRIKLEEYGLTEVRKKISLAKLLDVIKNECTVKNEDKLAASLKDFFASKLFDDRDKFNKKNLSNLLSEKNIKLNSQAKDWQDAIRIAGNILVENGSVTNEYVEDMIEAVNKNGSYMVVAEMIALPHARVTESVLKTDMSLIRLVDPVVFPGNKSVKIIFPFSSVDQNEHIEALSELVTLIEDYDLIKIIEKTEYPKQLMEFIAENKI, encoded by the coding sequence GTGCTTAATAAACGTTGTTTGGACATAATTAAATATTTGATCGATCACGAAAAGCAGATATCCATAAGAGAACTGGCTGATGTTTATGAAATAAGTGAAAGAAGCATCAGGTATGATATCGATAACATCAACTATTTCTTGAAAAAAAATGGATTTAGGCAGCTAAATAAAATGTCAAAAGGAATCTATGAAATCGATGAAACCAAAGAAAATTTGACCAAAGTAATAGAACTGCTTAATGCCAGTTTTTACAGTTTTTCAAAGCATGAAAGAAAGGAATATATAAAAGCTATATGTCTTTTTTCAGAAGACATCATAAAACTTCATGAGATATCAGAAACCCTATCTGTGAGTCTGAGCACCATAAAACTTGACTTAAAAGAGATAAAGGCCTTTCTCAGTGAAAAAAAATTAAATCTTAAATTCTTTTCTAAAATGGGGCTGGTTTTAGAGGGGGAAGAAGAAAAACTAAGAAAAGCCCAGCTCAAGTTTCTTCTTGATTACCTGGAGTTTTCCAAGGATGAACTCACACCTAAAAGTAACATTGAAGAAACTTTAGGGTACAAAATGATAAGTGAAGAGCTATTCTCATACTTTGAAGAATTCCCAATAAGGGATATCAGAATTTTTATAAAAAGAGTTGAAAAACACTTGGAAACTGTTATCTCAGACGAGGCATATAAGGTTTTAGAATTTTATCTTATGATCACATTAAAAAGATTAGAGAAAAAATTTACCATAAACCAAAGAGAGGAAAATGAGAATTTTCTCAAAAAAACAAAGGAATATAACATACTTTTAAAAGAATTAAGGCACTTTGAAGAAAATTTCAGCGTTGAATTTAATGATTCTGAGATTCTGTTACTCACTGAGCTTTTTTTGGGGAGTCACTCGTATAATTTCAAATCTTCCTTTTATGAAAAATGGATTGAAATCGAAATATCAGTAAATGAGATAATAAAAGAGGTCAGTCACAATATTGGAATTGATCTCTCTAATGATAAGATACTTTTAGACGGCCTATTAAATCATATAAAACCTGCAATTTATAGAATAAAAAATGATATCGTTTTAGAAAATGAAATATCTAATGAAGCAAAATTCTTATACGAAGAACTCTTTGAAAATGTAAGAGTCGTCTGTAACAAACATCTGCGTCCTTATATGAATAAATCAGTTCCAGAAGAAGAAGTAGCATTTTTGACAATTCACTTTAAAATCGCAATTGACAGAAAGGCAAACATAAGTAAAGAAACCAAAAATGTACTCCTCGTCTGCGGTTTCGGATATGGTAGTTCCAAACTTTTATCACAGAAATTGCTAGAAAGATATGATGTAAATATTCTCGATATACTTCCATACCACAAATTTTTGGAAATAGAAAATTATGATGACATAGACCTTATTATATCTACCCTAGATGTCGATGAGCATATAAAATATCCTTTCCCGATCATAAAAGTACATCCTATCTTTTCAAAAAACGACAGGATAAAACTTGAAGAATATGGTCTAACTGAAGTCAGAAAAAAAATATCTTTAGCAAAACTTTTGGATGTAATAAAAAATGAATGTACCGTAAAAAATGAGGATAAACTAGCAGCTAGCCTTAAAGATTTTTTTGCTTCAAAACTTTTTGATGACAGAGATAAATTCAACAAAAAGAATCTTTCCAATCTTTTATCAGAAAAAAATATAAAGCTAAACTCTCAAGCCAAAGACTGGCAAGATGCCATCAGAATAGCGGGAAATATCCTAGTAGAAAATGGATCTGTTACCAATGAATATGTAGAAGATATGATCGAAGCTGTAAATAAAAATGGAAGTTATATGGTAGTCGCCGAGATGATAGCTCTCCCTCATGCAAGAGTTACTGAATCGGTTTTAAAAACTGATATGAGTCTAATCAGACTTGTTGATCCAGTTGTTTTTCCTGGAAATAAAAGTGTCAAAATAATTTTTCCTTTTTCAAGTGTCGATCAAAACGAACATATTGAGGCTCTTTCTGAACTGGTTACTTTGATAGAGGATTACGACTTAATTAAAATTATTGAAAAAACAGAATATCCTAAACAGTTGATGGAATTTATAGCTGAAAATAAGATATAA
- the dnaB gene encoding replicative DNA helicase, with the protein MHDLDKLRKVPSSLEAEKSILGGILLKPDALGDVVEILSPGDFYKAAHRNIYEAMIAAYNNGEVIDPIVLIDKLKKQEKFDESGGNSIIYEIIEEVPTAANILSYAKIVKEKAILRRLGDVGTKIVEMTYEGYEDADAILDKAEGMIFKISETKEAKDVVGISHILGKEFERLENLQNNRGATIGISSGFKHFDDMTSGFHPSDLVIIAARPSMGKTAFVLNLALNAVKNGDNGVLIFSLEMSNSQLLQRLLAVEGSLPLQKIRNGFLNDEEWGRLGIASAKLANSKIHIADTPNVSVLEIRAMARRLKAAGKLDMILIDYLQLISGSGSKNDSRQQEISDISRALKGIARELNVPVIALSQLSRAPEQRADRRPILSDLRESGAIEQDADMVVFLYRDDYYNEESEFKGITEINIGKQRNGPVGTVNLRFFHELTKFADYTTKID; encoded by the coding sequence ATGCATGATTTAGATAAATTGAGAAAAGTTCCTAGCAGTCTAGAAGCTGAAAAGTCAATTCTAGGGGGAATACTATTAAAACCAGATGCACTAGGTGATGTTGTAGAGATACTGTCACCAGGAGATTTTTACAAGGCAGCACATAGAAATATCTATGAAGCTATGATAGCAGCTTATAACAATGGGGAAGTTATCGACCCCATTGTTTTAATTGATAAATTAAAAAAGCAGGAAAAATTTGATGAGAGCGGAGGGAACTCTATAATCTATGAGATCATAGAAGAGGTTCCAACTGCTGCTAATATTCTAAGCTACGCAAAGATAGTAAAAGAAAAGGCTATTTTGAGAAGACTGGGCGACGTAGGAACGAAAATAGTTGAAATGACCTATGAGGGATATGAAGATGCCGATGCTATATTGGATAAAGCTGAGGGGATGATATTTAAAATATCGGAAACCAAGGAAGCGAAAGATGTTGTAGGCATAAGTCATATCTTAGGGAAAGAATTTGAAAGACTAGAAAACCTTCAAAATAACCGAGGAGCCACTATAGGTATATCTTCTGGATTCAAGCATTTTGATGATATGACAAGTGGTTTTCATCCTTCGGATCTGGTTATAATAGCAGCTAGGCCTTCTATGGGAAAGACAGCCTTTGTGCTCAACCTGGCTCTAAACGCCGTGAAAAATGGAGACAATGGAGTCCTTATATTCAGTTTAGAGATGTCTAATTCACAGCTCTTACAAAGGCTTCTTGCAGTAGAAGGAAGTTTACCACTTCAGAAGATAAGAAATGGATTTTTAAACGATGAGGAGTGGGGAAGGCTAGGGATAGCAAGTGCAAAACTTGCTAATTCTAAGATTCATATAGCAGATACTCCAAATGTATCTGTTCTTGAAATAAGAGCCATGGCCAGAAGGCTAAAAGCTGCAGGAAAACTTGATATGATCCTTATAGATTACCTGCAATTGATAAGTGGTTCTGGAAGTAAGAATGATAGTAGACAACAGGAAATATCAGATATATCTAGAGCACTAAAAGGAATAGCTAGAGAGCTAAATGTACCTGTAATAGCCCTGTCACAGCTGTCCCGTGCACCTGAACAGAGAGCAGACAGAAGGCCTATACTTTCTGACCTTCGTGAGTCTGGTGCAATAGAACAAGATGCAGATATGGTAGTTTTTCTCTATAGAGATGACTACTATAATGAAGAGAGTGAGTTTAAGGGGATAACTGAAATAAATATAGGAAAACAAAGAAACGGTCCTGTAGGAACTGTAAACTTAAGGTTTTTCCATGAACTTACAAAATTTGCCGATTATACTACAAAAATAGATTAG
- a CDS encoding CBS domain-containing protein yields the protein MELITTHIYADLDALSSMVLAKKLYPNAVIAFPGNVSNNVKKFVTLYQDFLGLSKTKDIDFDQVEKLIVVDTAKVSRIGRFSELIGKVPIEIYDHHPESDEDIEGNIVRVDYGSNTTHLLEIIKDRLGSSVHFEKYELNVALMGLYEDTGNFTYSITTPNDLKAAAFLIKKGGDLKFVHEYTTKGLREDQKETFIELLEAGETIKFSTERIFLTKLYSEEFLGGIDELINKIKDVEDCTACFIICGNDEKSNIIARSSSIGVPLDEILERYQGGGHTSASSVVVKNTPVDELYDQLREIILKNVKKGKTTKEIMSTPVKTITMETRLRDAHKIMTRFGYTGLPVVEEGKVVGIISRRDIDRSMGHGFANAPVKVYMTSKLITATEETSIDDLKQILVENEVGRIPILRGEKLVGIVTRADILRFLYAQKKRMDIKKRKVSKAMREQLLDKIPRDLIDLLKAIEKVAKKRKEKVYMVGGIVRDIILGIPNKDIDIVVEGEGIAFAWDLKNELKGKKIVVHEKFKTAVVIVSKELKIDVATSRVEYYEYPTSLPSVDYGSIREDMYRRDFTINSLALEVDYQKFGELVDFFNGYRDIQSREIRILHNFSFVEDPTRIIRAFRFASRYNFKIEEETERFLKDAVENGFLKKISWPRVKNEFKIILGDKNPEMALNYLEKYDILKNIHHNIKLTEKMKQHLEELKSLGEMISQLKLEKWIMAFLIIMEDLKSDEIELIFNKFSFSQDFRKKYEFGIGKRSEALLKLKKAEKNSEIYDILNEISLEVLMLIYLEGRDLAREKIRKFLFDLSKVKPLVTGADLISIGYKPSPEFRKILGYALYRQLDCKDITKEQLMTSIKRFEN from the coding sequence ATGGAACTGATTACAACACATATTTATGCAGACTTGGATGCTCTTTCGTCCATGGTTTTGGCAAAAAAACTGTATCCAAATGCTGTTATAGCTTTTCCGGGAAATGTGAGTAATAATGTGAAAAAATTTGTGACCCTTTACCAGGATTTTCTTGGGCTAAGTAAGACCAAGGATATTGATTTTGACCAGGTAGAGAAGCTTATAGTTGTAGACACGGCAAAAGTTTCAAGGATAGGAAGGTTCAGTGAGCTCATAGGCAAAGTTCCTATAGAGATATATGACCACCATCCTGAAAGTGATGAAGATATAGAGGGAAATATAGTGAGAGTAGACTACGGCTCTAATACCACGCATCTTTTAGAGATTATAAAAGATAGGCTAGGCAGCAGTGTGCACTTCGAAAAATATGAACTAAATGTGGCCTTGATGGGACTCTACGAAGATACGGGGAACTTTACCTACTCTATAACCACTCCAAATGATCTAAAAGCTGCGGCTTTTTTGATAAAAAAAGGTGGGGATTTGAAATTTGTTCACGAGTATACAACCAAGGGACTCAGGGAGGATCAGAAGGAAACCTTTATAGAACTCCTTGAGGCAGGAGAGACTATAAAATTTTCAACAGAGAGGATATTTCTGACTAAGTTATATTCAGAGGAATTTCTCGGGGGAATAGATGAGCTGATAAACAAGATAAAGGATGTAGAGGACTGCACTGCCTGCTTTATAATATGCGGCAATGATGAAAAGTCTAATATAATAGCGAGAAGCTCTAGTATAGGGGTTCCATTAGACGAGATATTAGAGAGATACCAAGGGGGAGGGCACACCAGTGCATCCTCTGTGGTAGTAAAAAATACACCTGTCGATGAACTCTATGATCAACTTCGAGAGATTATACTGAAAAATGTAAAAAAGGGTAAAACAACTAAGGAGATAATGTCAACTCCAGTCAAAACCATCACCATGGAAACAAGATTGAGGGATGCCCATAAAATAATGACTAGATTTGGTTATACAGGTCTTCCTGTGGTAGAAGAGGGCAAAGTGGTAGGGATAATATCAAGGCGTGACATCGATCGTTCAATGGGCCACGGTTTTGCCAATGCACCAGTTAAGGTTTACATGACATCAAAACTTATAACGGCTACAGAAGAAACCTCTATTGATGATCTGAAACAGATACTAGTGGAAAACGAGGTAGGAAGAATCCCCATATTGAGAGGGGAAAAGCTTGTAGGGATAGTGACAAGGGCGGATATTTTGAGGTTTCTCTATGCTCAGAAAAAGAGAATGGATATTAAAAAAAGAAAAGTCTCAAAGGCCATGAGAGAGCAGCTTTTAGACAAGATACCAAGAGATCTTATTGATCTTTTAAAAGCCATAGAAAAGGTAGCTAAAAAGAGAAAAGAAAAAGTCTATATGGTAGGCGGGATAGTAAGGGATATAATTTTGGGAATCCCCAATAAAGATATTGATATAGTTGTGGAAGGCGAAGGAATAGCCTTTGCCTGGGATCTAAAAAATGAGCTAAAGGGGAAAAAAATAGTCGTCCATGAAAAATTTAAGACGGCGGTGGTAATTGTAAGCAAAGAGCTTAAAATAGATGTAGCGACATCTAGGGTAGAATACTACGAGTATCCTACTTCACTTCCCAGTGTTGATTACGGAAGCATAAGAGAGGACATGTACCGAAGAGATTTTACTATAAATTCTCTGGCTTTAGAGGTAGACTACCAGAAATTCGGAGAGCTGGTGGATTTTTTTAATGGATACAGAGATATCCAAAGCAGAGAGATCAGAATACTTCACAATTTCAGCTTTGTCGAAGATCCTACTAGAATAATAAGGGCCTTTAGGTTTGCTAGTAGATACAACTTTAAAATTGAAGAAGAAACAGAAAGATTTTTAAAAGACGCTGTGGAAAACGGTTTTTTAAAGAAGATTTCTTGGCCAAGGGTGAAAAATGAGTTTAAAATAATTTTAGGAGATAAAAATCCTGAGATGGCCTTAAATTATCTTGAAAAATATGACATTTTAAAAAATATTCACCACAATATAAAGCTTACTGAAAAGATGAAACAACACTTAGAGGAACTTAAGTCTCTAGGGGAGATGATATCTCAATTAAAACTTGAAAAATGGATCATGGCTTTTTTGATTATCATGGAGGACTTAAAAAGTGACGAGATAGAGCTCATTTTCAATAAATTTAGTTTTTCTCAGGATTTCAGAAAGAAATATGAATTTGGAATAGGAAAAAGATCAGAGGCACTTTTAAAATTAAAAAAAGCTGAAAAAAATTCTGAAATTTATGATATTCTAAATGAGATAAGTCTCGAAGTGCTTATGCTGATATATTTAGAAGGTAGAGACCTAGCAAGGGAAAAAATCAGAAAATTTTTATTTGATCTTTCTAAAGTAAAACCCCTTGTCACGGGAGCTGATCTTATAAGTATAGGATATAAGCCAAGCCCAGAATTCAGGAAAATACTCGGATACGCATTGTACAGACAGCTTGACTGTAAAGATATTACGAAAGAGCAGTTGATGACTAGCATAAAGAGATTTGAGAATTAA